GGGGtacgaacccagggcctcctgcatgctaagcaagtgttctgtCACCAGGCTATACCTCCTGTCCTAGGCGAATCCTAACGAGGGGACGGCCCCTCTGAGCATCAGTCCTGATGGCTTCCTCTCACACCTCCCTTTCTCCCGCAGGGCCATGGCGGCAGACCTGGACCCCTGGAACAGCACCATCAATGGCACCTGGGAGGGGGATGAACTGGGCTACAAGTGCCGCTTCAACGAGGACTTCAAGTACGTGCTGCTGCCGGTGTCCTACGGCGTGGTCTGCGTGCTCGGACTGTGCCTGAACGTCGTGGCTCTCTACATCTTCCTGTGCCGCCTCAAGACCTGGAACGCGTCCACCACGTACATGTTTCACCTGGCCGTTTCGGACTCTCTCTACGCAGCCTCCCTGCCGCTGCTGGTGTACTACTACGCCCAGGGTGACCACTGGCCATTCAGCACGATGCTCTGCAAGCTGGTGCGTTTCCTCTTCTACACCAACCTCTACTGCAGCATCCTCTTCCTCACCTGCATCAGCGTGCACCGGTGCCTGGGTGTCCTGCGCCCTCTGCACTCGCTGCGCTGGGGCCGGGCCCGCTACGCCCGCCGTGTGGCTGCGGTGGTGTGGGTTCTGGTGCTGGCCTGCCAGGCACCTGTGCTCTACTTTGTCACCACCAGTGTCCGGGGGACCCGCATCACCTGCCACGACACCTCGGCCCGAGAGCTCTTCAGCCATTTTGTGGCCTACAGCTCCGTCATGCTGAGTCTGCTGTTTGCTGTGCCCTTTTCTGTCATCCTGGTCTGTTACGTGCTCATGGCCCGAAGGCTGCTCAAACCGGCTTATGGGACCACGGGAGGCCTGCCTCGGGCCAAGCGCAAGTCTGTGCGCACCATTGCCCTGGTGCTGGCCGTctttgccctctgcttcctgcctttccACGTCACCCGCACCCTCTACTACTCCTTCCGGTCGCTGGACCTCAGTTGCCACACCCTCAATGCCATCAACATGGCGTACAAGATCACCCGGCCCTTGGCCAGCGCCAACAGTTGCCTTGACCCTGTGCTCTACTTCCTGGCAGGGCAGAGACTTGTCCGTTTTGCCCGAGATGCCAAACCACCCACAgagcccacccccaacccccaggctCGTCGCAGGCTGGGCCTGCACAGGTCTCACAGAACTGACACCGTGAGGAAAGATGTGTCGATCAGCAGTGATGACTCAAGACGGACAGAGTCCACACCCGCTGGGAACGAGACTAAGGACATTCGACTATAGGTCAGAGCCCCTCAGGCATGTGCTCGTTCATGTGGGGAAGCTGTAGGGGACCAAGGCTTGTTCAAATGGGCTGATGTCCTCCCACGGATCGTCAGCAATTCTCATTTGGCAGGGGCTGGGCATACTCACCCTGTGGTCCCAAGAGCAACAGGACCCCAAAGTCCCCGGTCATTTGTATGTCTGAGTTGGGAAATCGTATTTTAAGAAAGGCAGTGACACCTGACTCCCATACAGACAGCTGCCATTCCTGCCAAGGTTGGGGTTTAGGCAGGCTGGGGTTCAGCCTCCTAAATCCGAGAGAGAAGCAAGCCCAGAGAAGACACAGCGGAGTCTGGGCTAGCTACCTGGACTAGGAGTGAGCTCACAAGTGACTGGAGGACTCTTGTGGGTAAGCAGCGCTGAGTTCCCATGGTCCCCTGGGATGGACCTGG
The sequence above is drawn from the Peromyscus leucopus breed LL Stock chromosome 1, UCI_PerLeu_2.1, whole genome shotgun sequence genome and encodes:
- the P2ry2 gene encoding P2Y purinoceptor 2, with product MAADLDPWNSTINGTWEGDELGYKCRFNEDFKYVLLPVSYGVVCVLGLCLNVVALYIFLCRLKTWNASTTYMFHLAVSDSLYAASLPLLVYYYAQGDHWPFSTMLCKLVRFLFYTNLYCSILFLTCISVHRCLGVLRPLHSLRWGRARYARRVAAVVWVLVLACQAPVLYFVTTSVRGTRITCHDTSARELFSHFVAYSSVMLSLLFAVPFSVILVCYVLMARRLLKPAYGTTGGLPRAKRKSVRTIALVLAVFALCFLPFHVTRTLYYSFRSLDLSCHTLNAINMAYKITRPLASANSCLDPVLYFLAGQRLVRFARDAKPPTEPTPNPQARRRLGLHRSHRTDTVRKDVSISSDDSRRTESTPAGNETKDIRL